Proteins encoded together in one Panthera uncia isolate 11264 chromosome A2, Puncia_PCG_1.0, whole genome shotgun sequence window:
- the TMEM106B gene encoding transmembrane protein 106B has translation MGKSFSQLPLHSNKEDAYDGVTSTENMRNGLVNNEVHNEDGRGGDVSQFPYVEFTGRDSVTCPTCQGTGRIPRGQENQLVALIPYSDQRLRPRRTKLYVMASVFVCLLLSGLAVFFLFPRSIDVKYIGVKSAYVSYDVQKRTVYLNITNTLNITNNNYYSVEVENITAQVQFSKTVIGKARLNNITNIGPLDMKQIDYTVPTIIAEEMSYMYDFCTLISIKVHNIVLMMQVTVTTTYFGHSEQISQERYQYVDCGRNTTYQLGQSEYLNVLQPQQ, from the exons aTGGGAAAGTCTTTTTCTCAGTTGCCTTTGCATTCAAATAAAGAAGATGCTTATGATGGAGTCACATCAACTGAAAATATGAGGAATGGACTGGTTAATAATGAAGTCCATAATGAAGATGGAAGAGGTGGAGATGTCTCTCAGTTTCCGTATGTGGAATTTACAGGAAGAGATAGTGTCACTTGTCCCACTTGTCAAGGAACAGGAAGAATTCCTAGGG GGCAAGAAAACCAGCTTGTGGCATTGATTCCATATAGTGATCAGAGATTAAGGCCAAGAAGGAC aaagctGTATGTGATGGCTTCTGTGTTTGTCTGTCTGCTCCTTTCTGGATTggctgtgtttttccttttccctcgCTCTATTGACGTGAAATACATTGGCGTAAAATCAGCATACGTCAGTTATGATGTTCAAAAGCGTACAGTATATTTAAATATCACG AACACACTAAATATAACAAACAATAACTATTATTCTGTTGAAGTTGAAAATATCACTGCACAAGTTCAGTTTTCAAAAACTGTTATTGGAAAGGCTCGCTTAAACAACATAACCAATATTGGCCCACTGGATATGAAACAA ATCGATTATACAGTACCTACTATCATAGCAGAAGAAATGAGTTATATGTA tgaTTTTTGTACACTGATATCAATCAAAGTACATAATATCGTACTCATGATGCA agttaCTGTGACAACAACATACTTTGGACACTCTGAACAGATATCCCAGGAAAGATACCAGTATGTTGATTGTGGAAGGAACACAACTTATCAGTTGGGGCAGTCTGAATATCTAAATGTACTTCAGCCACAACAGTAA